One genomic window of Entelurus aequoreus isolate RoL-2023_Sb linkage group LG07, RoL_Eaeq_v1.1, whole genome shotgun sequence includes the following:
- the LOC133653964 gene encoding uncharacterized protein LOC133653964, whose product MDDQNPKPEDRGAPSERSSRTNHSGSSSHGSHGLAVRARARAEAARIMATFAQRQANMQIEQARIEAEQSKKKAEIEAEQSKKKADLEAEQTKKKAEIGVEQQCRAAEVQASLDALKVWTVAAAACAEAEVLEAYEDEVGEPSRQSVTGLAPYSSQQSTREYVQQHSVDHGQQQLRHPIQKALYSPERQQYMGNGDYVLSPKCQQYMDNGDMEIHGMDVSSCSEKSNSFHFLHKWQEERQSRPTTHSRQRRGSPVKFPQERYFTHQLHFARHRDQQPSHQGAFNCMPPCDQSNLEQYLIRKEIISTGLLLFDDRPENYWARKASFINATGSLNLTYSQELDLMSKWLGPKSAELAKRIRSAHIHEAKEGLFMLWKRLEECYGSAEIIEDAMLKRLEEFPRIANKDNQKLQELGDLLLELEAARRDGFLPGLSYLNTPLGVTPIAQKLPIYLQEKWISVGSKYKEDFQVQYPPFHVFVQFIQDQAKIRNDPSFSELGGGSNRTDKLQKEIKQSVFTRKTDVSKADAGKQNKEEKRVEDPDRVCPLHNKPHPLRKYYGFRNKSLEERIAYLKEKHICFKCCASTKHFAKDCDKTVQCK is encoded by the coding sequence ATGGATGATCAAAACCCTAAACCTGAAGATCGAGGTGCACCTTCTGAACGCTCCAGTCGTACAAATCACTCTGGCAGCTCTAGTCATGGATCACACGGTTTGGCTGTCAGAGCAAGAGCCAGAGCCGAAGCTGCAAGAATCATGGCTACATTTGCGCAAAGACAAGCAAACATGCAAATCGAGCAGGCACGGATTGAAGCTGAACAATCAAAGAAAAAAGCGGAGATCGAAGCTGAACAATCAAAGAAAAAAGCGGACCTCGAAGCTgaacaaacaaagaaaaaagcGGAGATTGGAGTGGAACAGCAATGTAGAGCAGCTGAAGTACAAGCTAGCCTTGACGCGCTGAAGGTATggactgttgctgcagcagcatgcGCTGAGGCCGAAGTCTTGGAAGCCTATGAGGATGAAGTCGGAGAGCCTTCAAGGCAAAGTGTAACAGGTTTGGCTCCCTATTCCTCACAGCAAAGCACTAGGGAATATGTGCAACAACATTCTGTGGATCATGGTCAGCAACAACTCcggcatccaatacaaaaagccctTTATTCACCAGAGCGCCAGCAGTACATGGGCAACGGTGATTACGTCTTATCGCCAAAGTGCCAGCAATACATGGACAACGGTGATATGGAAATACACGGTATGGATGTAAGCAGTTGTTCagaaaaaagcaactcttttcattttttgcacaAATGGCAAGAGGAACGCCAGAGCAGACCCACCACCCACAGCCGACAACGCCGTGGAAGTCCTGTGAAATTCCCTCAAGAAAGATATTTCACCCACCAACTTCACTTCGCACGCCACCGAGACCAGCAGCCTAGCCACCAAGGTGCATTTAACTGCATGCCCCCATGTGATCAATCAAACTTAGAACAATACCTCATTCGCAAAGAAATAATTAGCACTGGTCTCCTGTTGTTTGATGATAGACCTGAGAACTACTGGGCAAGGAAGGCTTCCTTTATCAATGCCACTGGCAGCTTGAACCTCACCTACAGCCAGGAGTTAGATTTAATGTCCAAGTGGCTGGGACCAAAGTCTGCGGAGTTGGCCAAACGAATCCGTTCAGCCCACATCCatgaagctaaagaaggactcttTATGTTGTGGAAGAGGCTGGAGGAATGCTATGGGTCAGCTGAAATAATTGAAGATGCTATGTTGAAGAGGTTAGAGGAATTTCCAAGGATTGCAAATAAGGACAACCAAAAATTACAGGAACTAGGAGATCTATTGCTAGAGCTGGAAGCAGCAAGAAGAGATGGATTCCTACCTGGACTTTCTTACCTCAACACTCCCCTGGGAGTCACTCCTATAGCGCAGAAGCTCCCGATATACCTTCAGGAGAAGTGGATCTCAGTTGGCTCGAAATATAAGGAAGACTTTCAAGTTCAATATCCTCCTTTTCACGTCTTTGTACAGTTTATTCAAGACCAAGCAAAGATACGAAATGACCCCAGCTTTTCTGAGCTTGGTGGTGGTTCAAACAGGACAGATAAACTAcagaaagaaatcaaacaatctgTGTTCACCAGGAAAACTGATGTGTCCAAAGCAGATGCAGGCAAGCAAAACAAGGAGGAGAAAAGGGTTGAAGATCCAGACAGAGTGTGTCCTTTACATAATAAGCCCCATCCCCTAAGAAAATATTATGGCTTCCGCAACAAGAGTTTAGAGGAGCGGATAGCCTACCTCAAAGAGAAACACATCTGTTTCAAGTGTTGCGCCTCAACAAAACACTTTGCCAAGGACTGTGATAAAACTGTGCAGTGCAAATAG